Genomic window (Leptotrichia sp. oral taxon 212):
TTAATAATAAAACTATACTTATTCTTCTTTTCATTTATAAACTCTCCTTTTTCTGTCTAAATATGGGGTTTCCCAATTTTTCCCATAAACCTCTATCCAATATGGATAATGCTGTACTTTATTTAGTATTTTTCTCATACTCTTTCCTTGCTTCTTCAAGAGAAAAGCTTCTATCGTATTTTTCTTTATTTATTTTATCCTTAATATGAAATATTTCCTCCAAGTCAATATTATAATCATTTGCGATGGCAATTATATAATAGAATATGTCAAAAAGTTCCTCCTCTATTGTTCCTTTTATATTTTCACCGTTATATCTCAAGTTTTTCCTTATATTTTCAGCCAGCTCTCCAAATTCTTCAATCAGTTTCAATACAAGTCTCCGGGAATTTTCCTTCTTTTCCGCTTCGCTTCTGTTATCCTGTATTTTTTCAAGACTTCCCTTCTCAATATGCCTTATAAGAAACTGTATTTCCTTTAATGTCATGTCCTTATTATTTTTAGTCAAATCACTCCTCCTTATCAAATAATAAATAATACATAACAAT
Coding sequences:
- a CDS encoding MazG nucleotide pyrophosphohydrolase domain-containing protein yields the protein MTKNNKDMTLKEIQFLIRHIEKGSLEKIQDNRSEAEKKENSRRLVLKLIEEFGELAENIRKNLRYNGENIKGTIEEELFDIFYYIIAIANDYNIDLEEIFHIKDKINKEKYDRSFSLEEARKEYEKNTK